Proteins encoded within one genomic window of Lampris incognitus isolate fLamInc1 chromosome 1, fLamInc1.hap2, whole genome shotgun sequence:
- the LOC130108060 gene encoding uncharacterized protein LOC130108060, whose protein sequence is MELQCAEDKAITAHPAEDLQDVLNAFAKILYPQLKKGQRAPDGQQKRFRDNIKTSLKKFNITLSNWGHTALAVVVKLVCTNVTKSDAVWSLAPVDFGRGTTAGHSWGVGPPLDTAGAGDHRWTQLGGGTTAGHSWGVGQLLVFRRILSEDAVYCYTYHMTINDKMMSRHFRPSTPLPVHIFTRPYLHPSISSPVHTFTRPYLHPSTPSPVHIFTRPYLHPSTPLPVHIFTRPYLHPSTPLPVHIFTRPYLHPSISSPVHIFTRPYLYPSTPLPVHIFTRPYLYPSTPLPVHTFTRPYLYPSIPLPVHIFTRPHIYPSIPLPVHIFTRPYLHPSISLPVHTFTRPYLHPSIPLPVHIFTRPYLYPSISSPVHTFTRPYLHLSTPLPVHTFTHPHLHPSISSPVHTFTRPYLHPSTPLPVHTFTRPYLYPSIPLPVHIFTRPYLYPSISSPVHIFTRPHLYASTPSPVHIFTRPYLYPSISSPVHIFTRPHLYPSTPSPVHIFTRPYLYPSISSPVHTFTRPYLHPSTPLPIHTFTRPYLHPSTPLPVHIFTRPHLYPSISSPVHTFTCPHIYPSIPLPVHTFTRPYLHPSTPLPIHTFTRPYLYPSIPLPVHTFTRPHLYPSTPLPVHTFTHPHLYPSTPLPVHTFTRPHLYPSIPLPVHIFTRPYLYPSTPLPVHTFTRPYLYPSISSPVHTFTHPHLHPSTPLPVHIFTRPHLYLSISSPVHTFTHPHLYPSTPSPVHIFTRPYLHPSTPLPIHTFTRPYLHPSIPLPIHTFTRPHLYPSISSPVHTFTRPYLHPSIPLPVHTFTHPHLHPSISSPVHTFTRPYLYPSISSPVHTFTHPHLYPSISSPVHIFTCPHLHTHILPLSSTGHVTDGPQTA, encoded by the exons ATGGAGCTTCAGTGTGCAGAGGACAAGGCCATCACAGCACACCccgcagaagacctccaggacgttctgaatgcctttgccaag atcctgtaccccCAGCTGAAgaaaggtcagcgagctcccgaCGGGCAACAGAAACGTTTCagggacaatatcaagaccagtctgaagaaattcaacatcacactgAGCAACTGGGGACACACTGCACTGG CCGTGGTggtgaagcttgtgtgtaccaatgttaCCAAGAGcgatgctgtctggagcttggctcctg TAGATTTTGGGcgggggaccaccgctggacacagCTGGGGggtgggaccaccgctggacacagCTGGGGcaggggaccaccgctggacacagCTGGGGggtgggaccaccgctggacacagCTGGGGGGTGGGACAGCTGTTGGTGTTCAGGAGGATCCTGAGTGAGGACGCTGTTTACTGTTACACTTATCACATGACAATCAATGACAAAATGATGTCACGTCACTTTCGCCCGTCCACACCTTTACCCGTCCATATCTTCACCCGTCCATATCTTCACCCGTCCATATCTTCACCCGTCCACACCTTCACCCGTCCATATCTTCACCCGTCCACACCTTCACCCGTCCATATCTTCACCCGTCCATATCTTCACCCGTCCACACCTTTACCCGTCCATATCTTCACCCGTCCATATCTTCACCCGTCCACACCTTTACCCGTCCATATCTTCACCCGTCCATATCTTCACCCGTCCATATCTTCACCCGTCCATATCTTCACCCGTCCATACCTTTACCCGTCCACACCTTTACCCGTCCATATCTTCACCCGTCCATACCTTTACCCGTCCACACCTTTACCCGTCCACACCTTTACCCGTCCATACCTTTACCCGTCCATACCTTTACCCGTCCATATCTTCACCCGTCCACACATTTACCCGTCCATACCTTTACCCGTCCATATCTTCACCCGTCCATATCTTCACCCGTCCATATCTTTACCCGTCCACACCTTTACCCGTCCATATCTTCACCCGTCCATACCTTTACCCGTCCATATCTTCACCCGTCCATACCTTTACCCGTCCATATCTTCACCCGTCCACACCTTTACCCGTCCATATCTTCACCTGTCCACACCTTTACCCGTCCACACCTTTACGCATCCACACCTTCACCCGTCCATATCTTCACCCGTCCATACCTTTACCCGTCCATATCTTCACCCGTCCACACCTTTACCTGTCCACACATTTACCCGTCCATACCTTTACCCGTCCATACCTTTACCCGTCCATATCTTCACCCGTCCATACCTTTACCCGTCCATATCTTCACCCGTCCATATCTTCACCCGTCCACACCTTTACGCATCCACACCTTCACCCGTCCATATCTTCACCCGTCCATACCTTTACCCGTCCATATCTTCACCCGTCCATATCTTCACCCGTCCACACCTTTACCCATCCACACCTTCACCCGTCCATATCTTCACCCGTCCATACCTTTACCCGTCCATATCTTCACCCGTCCACACCTTTACCCGTCCATATCTTCACCCGTCCACACCTTTACCCATCCACACCTTTACCCGTCCATATCTTCACCCGTCCACACCTTTACCCGTCCATATCTTCACCCGTCCACACCTTTACCCGTCCATATCTTCACCCGTCCACACCTTTACCTGTCCACACATTTACCCTTCCATACCTTTACCCGTCCATACCTTTACCCGTCCATATCTTCACCCGTCCACACCTTTACCCATCCACACCTTTACCCGTCCATACCTTTACCCGTCCATACCTTTACCCGTCCACACCTTTACCCGTCCACACCTTTACCCATCCACACCTTTACCCGTCCACACCTTTACCCATCCACACCTTTACCCGTCCACACCTTTACCCGTCCACACCTTTACCCGTCCACACCTTTACCCGTCCATACCTTTACCCGTCCATATCTTCACCCGTCCATACCTTTACCCATCCACACCTTTACCCGTCCATACCTTTACCCGTCCATACCTTTACCCGTCCATATCTTCACCCGTCCACACCTTTACCCATCCACACCTTCACCCGTCCACACCTTTACCCGTCCATATCTTCACCCGTCCACACCTTTACCTGTCCATATCTTCACCCGTCCACACCTTTACCCATCCACACCTTTACCCGTCCACACCTTCACCCGTCCATATCTTCACCCGTCCATATCTTCACCCGTCCACACCTTTACCCATCCACACCTTCACCCGTCCATATCTTCACCCGTCCATACCTTTACCCATCCACACCTTCACCCGTCCACACCTTTACCCGTCCATATCTTCACCCGTCCACACCTTCACCCGTCCATATCTTCACCCGTCCATACCTTTACCCGTCCACACCTTTACCCATCCACACCTTCACCCGTCCATATCTTCACCCGTCCATACCTTTACCCGTCCATACCTTTACCCGTCCATATCTTCACCCGTCCACACCTTTACCCATCCACACCTTTACCCGTCCATATCTTCACCCGTCCATATCTTCACCTGTCCACACCTTCATACTCACATCTTGCCTCTGTCATCCACCGGCCACGTGACAGATGGTCCACAAACGGCTTAA